GGCACGTACCTCATCGAGCAGCACATCGGTTTTCAATCTGAATGTTGCCAGTTGCGTATCGCTATCATGATCACGTATTTCGCCTTTATAGGGATAAATATCAATAACATCTCCCATGTTCAGCGCACTGACATCCACCTCGATCGGTAACGTGCCAGCATCCTCGAGGGTATTGAAGAAAATGGGCGCGATTTTGCCTCCCAGTACCACACCGCCACTGCGCTTATTCGGTACGCAGGCAATATCATTGCCCATAAACCACAATACAGAATTGGTGGCAGATTTACGCGACGATCCGGTTCCCACCACATCGCCGACATAAACCAGCGGGAAGCCTTTTTGCTTCAGTGCCTCAATTTGTCTGACTGGCCCGATCACCCCAGGCTCGTCCGGCTCAATACCTTCTCGGGCGTTTTTCAGCATCGCCAGCGCATGCAAAGGGATATCCGGGCGTGACCAGGCATCAGGGGCCGGTGAGAGATCATCGGTATTGGTTTCACCCGATACCTTAAAGATGGTCATGGTGATTTTTTCCGCCAGCGGGGGGCGACTCAGAAACCACTCCGCATCAGCCCAGGATTGCATAACCTGTCTGGCGTATTGATTACCTGCCTGCATTTTTGCTTCTACATCGCCAAAGTTATCAAACATCAGCAGTGTGTGGCAAAGTGCCTTTGCCGCAATCGGTGCCAGATGTCTGTCATCCAGCGCGGCAATCAGTGGCTGAATATTATAACCTCCCTGCATAGTACCCAATATTTCAATGGCTTTTTCCGGCGTGACCAGAGGTGAGACGACATCACTGCTGGCGATCGCCGCAAGGAAATGGGCCTTCACCTGAGCAGCCTCATCGACACCGGCGGGCACACGGTTGATTAATAAATCTAACAGGAGTGCTTCTTCGCCCACGGGCGGTTGTTTTAACAGCTCAACCAGCCCGGTCATCTGACTGGCATCCAGCGGCCTGGCCACAATCCCCATTGCGGCACGCTCAGCCATCTGCTGACGATATTGCTTCAACATTGTTGTCTTCTCCTTTTTTAATGATTAAAACAAGCGTTGAACACACTCCCGACCCGCACCTTCTTTATCATATTTTTTGCTGATAAAACCCATCATTAGTAACAGAATCAATTCATGCCAGTTACATAGTCATTCCGTCAACATGCATCGTGATTCTGTTGCAACATTTGTTTTTCAGAAAATAACTTGCTATCTTCACATCGGGTTATCAGACAGGATGATAACATTATCACTACAATTTAAATGGAAATAAAATAGATATTGCTCCCTATGTTGGCAAGCGTTTGTTAATTAAGATTTTTAAAATAATTAAAATCTTTAAATTTATCTGATTATGTGAATTACATCATACGGATGGGTATTCTTTTACCATACAGTATTCATGGTTATCAGCTTATTATTTTCAGAGGGAGTAATCATTGTGTTGCAATTCATCGTTGGTTTATTACAGGATGCTTCCATTCTGGTCAGTATCTTTACTATCGTCGGTAATATTGCATTAAAGAAAAGTTTTAACGATATCATTGTTTCCGCAGTAAAAACTTATTTAGGATTTACATTACTGTTTGCTGGCGCAAGCCTGATGATCTCACCCGCGCTGAAGAGCTTTTCAAAAATATTTGTCTCGGCATTCAGCATCAATGGCGTTATTCCGAGTAATGAAGTGGTGGTGGTTGAAGCAATGCAAAAGCTGGGGCATGTATATACCTCAGCAATTGCCATTGGGTTGATTGGCGCGATGTTATTAAATATTCTTCTGGCGCGCCTTACACCATTAAAATTTATTGTCCTCTCAGGCCACCATATCTTTTTCATGGTCAGCTGCCTGACGATTATTTGTATGCTACATCAATATTCAATTTACACCTCGGCCTTTATCGCGACAGTTATCACTGGGTGCTGGTGTGTGATTTCACCCGCAATGTTAATGAAATATTGTCGAGAGATAAAAAAATGTGATGAGCTACGAAAATCAGGTGATTTTTCTATCGGTCAGTTCGGCTCAATCAGCTATTTCCTGGCGGGCTTGCTGGGGAAAATGTTTGGTAATAAGAAAAATGATATTGAATCCATCTCTATTCCAAACAGCATTGGTTTCCTGAAAGATAAACAAGTTTCAACCTTTTTATTAATGCTGTTATTTTTTGTTATTTCTACCCTCATTGCTGGAACAGAAAATATTCAGGGAAGCGTCGCAAATCGTGGACATAATTTCAACATTGTCATTTATCTGTTCAAACAGGCGGGGATGTTCGCTGCCGGTGTCTACGTCCTGACACGTGGTGTAAGTATGTTTATTGAACAATTAATGCCCGCATTCAAAGGGATCAGCAATAAGATCGTCAAGAACTCTATTCCGGCGGTTGAGATTTTTTCCTTGTTTCCCTACTCCTCTAATGCGGTTTTTATCGGCTTTGTATGCTGTACGCTGAGCGGTTTTCTGACCATGATCGCCTTACCTTTCCTCGGGTATCCGGTCATCATTCCTAGTCTGTTGTTTACGTTTGCCAGCGGAGGGGGTTCGGCGATTATCG
The sequence above is drawn from the Enterobacteriaceae bacterium ESL0689 genome and encodes:
- a CDS encoding sugar-specific permease SgaT/UlaA — its product is MLQFIVGLLQDASILVSIFTIVGNIALKKSFNDIIVSAVKTYLGFTLLFAGASLMISPALKSFSKIFVSAFSINGVIPSNEVVVVEAMQKLGHVYTSAIAIGLIGAMLLNILLARLTPLKFIVLSGHHIFFMVSCLTIICMLHQYSIYTSAFIATVITGCWCVISPAMLMKYCREIKKCDELRKSGDFSIGQFGSISYFLAGLLGKMFGNKKNDIESISIPNSIGFLKDKQVSTFLLMLLFFVISTLIAGTENIQGSVANRGHNFNIVIYLFKQAGMFAAGVYVLTRGVSMFIEQLMPAFKGISNKIVKNSIPAVEIFSLFPYSSNAVFIGFVCCTLSGFLTMIALPFLGYPVIIPSLLFTFASGGGSAIIGNATGGIRGAIIGSVICGIISTAGSALLFQPLQDAGVDSPTVYSTTDFTLLGNTLNGILSLFR